CCAGCTCTAAAGCATATCTTTTATTCTCTTCTGAAATATCAAAAACAGTTACATCTGCTCCCAATAATGACAGTGGGACTGCTTTCCTGCCATTTGATCCACATATATTCGCAATCTTCATCCCATCAATCATGTGGAAAAACTGTTGGTGTTTTTTTAAGCTGGCTAAAGGATTTTCTATTATTTCCATAGCTTTTTCTTGTGGAGAACCGTCTCTTTTTTCCCAAAATTCGTATGCACGATATTCCCATGCCTTTTTATTGGTAGAGCTCTGCTCATTCATTCTTTCTGCCTCTTCTTTCCTGAATGATTTGTTATTTAGGCATTTCGAATCCTAAATTCAAAATAATAAAGGTTTTTAACCGTTTGTTGTAAAAGTATATAAATACCCTTTACATAAAGGAGTTGTATGTATGAGCAGCTGGTGGTACAGCCTCTATTTCATCATTTTGGGGATCGTTTCTTTTTTCACAGGTGAAATCGTTACATTTGCGATGCTCGGCTTAATTCTTATTGCACTGAATAATATCAATATTACGCTGAAGAAAATCTATCATCAGAATAAGCAGAATCAATCGGTTCCGAAAGAATAAATGCATAGGAGAACTTAGATGAAAAAAATAATCATGGGGTTAGTTGTAATACTCGTTATACTTTTTGCCTTTGAATATCAAAAACCTGTAATGACCTCCCTGGAGGCTGAGAAGAAAACGATAGAATGTATTAAACATCCACCTGAAGAGTGGCAGATCACCCCTGTTGATGTAAGTCTGGATGATTTAAAGTCGTTTTATATGATTATTAAGGCCAAAGAGGGTTTTTTCAACCAATTGACCAATCAAAGAGAAATGTCCGTAACAGCTGATTTGAAGGGCAAAAACCCGATGACGCCGATGGTCCAATTGGATGCCTATACTGGAAAGTGCTTAAGGATTATTGGTCCGATGGAGTAATATTACTCATCGATCTTTTTTCATGTCATCCAAAGGCTTCTTTGAGATTCCTTCTTCATAAAATTCAATCAGCCATCCATTTTTTTCAACGATTTTATCCGCACACATCATTGCGAGAAAGAATACGATTGCTGGATGATCTGTTGACAACCAGCCAGCCACCAAATAAAAAAGAACCAGTGTTGTAACGAATAGTGGAATTAAATATGATAATCCTTTTTTCAAACCAATCACCTCCTGCTTCTCATTATTTCAAAAATATTCCATAAATTCAACAATCCTCATTACACAAAATGAAGTTCCAGGTGACTGTCACGCCCCGGTTTTTGTCAAATGGTTGTGGTTGATTTGCCGCTGGCGCATAGACAGTGGCGTTTGGCGCATAGCCGGGCTGCAGCGGCGCATAGGATGGTTTTCTCGCGCATAGGAATTGGAAATTAGCGCATAGACAACCAATTTTGGCGCATATAACATGACTGTATAGAAAATCACCCATGTTTCCCAGCCATTTTTATCACAGAAATCAATTCCGGCTCATTTTTTTCATTTCCAGAACGGGAATCCATCATTTTAAGACGGAATTCCCCTCCACAACTAAAAAAATCGAGCATGCTCATGCATACTCGATTTTTTCTCTTCTTATTTGTAAAATACTTTGTCGATATTGTATTTTGCTTTTAGTTCATTGATGATGTACGTTTCATAGATTTCACGGTCCATCGCTTCGTCGACGATCATAACGTCAATGCGGTACACTTCATCACGGTATTTTTTCAATGGGGACACGTTGTCTTCCAGATGCTTAACAACACGCTGTCTTAGCTTTCTTGCTTTCCCGACAAACAAGAGCTCGTCGTTGATGTTATAAAACAAGATGATGCCGCCTTTGTCCCTTGGAATTTTATGAAGGTCGATGAACCCTTGCACTGACTTGATTACAGGTTCATTGTCCGCTGGATTTTGCTGTCTTTCCGTAATGGAAACATCTACTTTTGGTATCTCAATTTTAATCATTTTATCATCCACCCTATCTCTAGTAACAATTCATACTATCATAGCTCAAAAGAATACACTAGGGCAACATCCGTTATGAATTTCCCTATAAATTGAAACTTTTTCCTTTTATATCCGTAGATAAATTACACATAAAATGGGAGGAATGCAAGATGTCAAAAAAGCTGGCGCTAGTTTTATTAACCCTGATGCTTATCGGAGTTGTTTATGGAATCATTTCATCTCATATTACTATGCTAACTAGTATCGGCATCCTTTTCGGAGTTGTATTGGTGGGCTTTAAAAAGAAATGGAAGCTGAACTCATAAAAAAATGCCTGTCCCTTTTCAATAAGGACAGGCATTTATCATTCTACTGGATCATCCACTTCAATTTTCCGGTCTGAATACAGTTTAGAATTCAGTCTGATGAATTGGTAGAGATGTGTGATGATTACTTTCAAGACAGCGTATCCCGGAACAGCGAGGATGATTCCGACGATTCCGAACAGGTTGCCGGCAGTCAAGATGACGAAAATGACGGTGATCGGATGGATTTCCAAGCTTCGTCCCATGATTTGCGGCGAAATCAGCTTTCCTTCCAAGAGCTGGACAATGACCCATACGATGGCCAGCTTCAGCAGCATGAACGGCGAATCGATGACGGCAATGACAAATGCCGGTGAGATGGCGATGAACGGTCCGAGATACGGAACCACGTTGGTGACCATCGCAATGACGGCGAGCAGCAAGGCGTAGTCCAAGCCAATGACTAAATAGCCGATGAAAAGCAGCACCCCGATACATAATGAGACAAATATCTGACCCCTGATATAGGAGCTCAATGCATGGTTCATGTCTTTCAGAATCAACTTGGCCTCCCCGCGGCTTCTATTTGGCAGAAACTTCGAGATGTAATTCGGGACATTTTTTCCATCCTTTAATAGATAGAACAATAGGAACGGCAGGACCGCAACGGAAAGGACAATTTCAGTCACCGTGCCGACAAACGTCATCAGCCCGTGTGAAAAGCCCGACGCGTATTTTTGGATATAGCCTGTAACGTCTTTGGTCATTTTATCGATATTCGTATTGGCCGATTCAAGCCCCTTCTGAACATATGGATTATGTGAGAGCGTCTGGATTGAATCCTTGAATTCCTTCCGGATATCCGGTACGTTGTCGACAACGCTTTGAATCTGATTTTTCAATGGAGGAATGACGGAAGACACGATTACGGTAATGGCGCCGATGATGACCACATATAAGAGGACAATGGCCAGAACCCGCTTGCAGCCTTTCCTCTCCAGGAAATCAATGATCGGGTTAAATAGATAGAAGCAGACTCCTGCGAGGATCATCGGAAGGAAGATCGTCCGTATAAAAATGATGAACGGTACGAGCACAAATCCGATTTTTGACAATGCCAGGATCGTCATACTTAATATGAAGATAATGATGGTATAGACAACAAATTTACTATTTAATACTTTCTCTTTAAATACGGTTTTCTTAGGATCTTTGTTCTGAAACTCCAATATCCACAACTCCCTATATAAACAACCTTTTCTCTATTTTACTTAATATGCATCAAATTAGTATACCCATATTTTACATTTCCCTAACTTACTTTCCTTTTGGTAAATGTTACCCTACGTTAATGTGTTTATCAGGCGTCCTCAACGGCTATTTAATACCTAAGCAAAAAATAAAACGAAATGAGGGATTTTAAATGAATGGCAACGGTAAAGAAGATCAATTAAAAGGAAAAGGTAACCAGGCGAAAGGCGAAATGAAAAAAGAATGGGGCAAAATGACAAACGACCCTGAAAAGATCGTTGAAGGCGAGCATGATAAAGACAAAGGAAAAGCGCAAGAACATGTAGGTAAAGTAAAAGACGCATTCGGAAGATAAGCAAGATGGAAAAGACGTGGACTCCACGTCTTTTTTTATTTAGTCAAAATTTTTCACTCCTACCCCTTGACCTCAACTCAGGTTTAGGTTGTATCTTTAATTTATCAACAAAATATCGTAATTAATGGAGGAAATAATGATGACAAAATATGCGTTTGTAACAGGTGCGAATAAAGGGATCGGATATGAAGCCGTTCGCCAATTAGCAGAAAAGGACTACCATGTATTCTTGGGAGCGCGCAATCCGGAGCTCGGTGAGAAAGCCATCGAGTCTTTAGGACTTCCAAATGTATCGCTCGTGCTTGTGGATATCTCGAATGCGGAATCCATCCAAGAGGCATTCAAACAGATTCAAGAAGTAACGGACCACTTGGATTTGTTAATCAACAATGCCGGGATTGCCGTGGACTTCAATATCAAGCCAAGCAAGTTGAAAGTGGAAGCACTTCGCCAGGGGTTTGATGTCAATTTCTTTGGAACGTTCCAAATGATTCAATCTTTCTTGCCGCTCGTTCAAAAAGCGGCCCGCGGTAAAATCGTCAATTTGACAACTGATATGGCGTCCCAGACGATGTTTGACAACGGCGAGGCTGGTCCTTTGAACCTTTTGGGCTACAACTCTTCGAAGACTGCTGTTAATTCACTGACATTGGCATTCAGCAAAGAATTCGGAGAAAATGGTCCTGAAATATTCGGTGTGACGCCTGGATTCACAACCACGGATTTGAACGGGAATGCCCCTGGCGGCAAGACCCCTGCAGAAGGTGCTGAAATTATTGTGGACTACGCTTTAAGCGAAACCAATTATCATGGTAAAATCTTAAATAAAAATGGCATCATTCCTTGGTAATGCCGAAAGGAAAATGAAATGAATTATACCATCGGACAAGTGGCGAAAATGAAGAATTTGTCGATCTCCCAGCTCCGCTACTATGACAATCAGGGGCTCCTGCCTTTTTTGAAACGCACGGAAAAAGGCGACCGGGTATTTGATGAAGATACACTAAGGTTTTTAGAACTCATCCTCTGTCTGAAGGACACAGGTATGCCGATCAAAGAAATCAAGCAGTTCGTCGATTGGTCCATGAGCGAAGATGGGAACACCCCGGTGCGGATCGAGATGATGAAACAGCATGAAGCGGCCGTGCAGCAGCAGATCCGAGAAACGCAGGAAAACCTCAAAAGGATTCAGGCCAAAATCTCAAGGCTTGAACGGGAGCTGGTGGAAGGGCGTTTGGATAAGTGATAAAAAAAGACCTGAGGTGGTCTTTTTTTATTTGGGATGTATTTCAAAAGTGCCTAAAAGGTGCCTGTCACGCCCCGGTTTTTGTCGGATAGGGTCGAGGTTTGTCGGCGGATTATGCTCATTCGGATGGCGAATTTGCCGCTGGCGCATAGGAGGCTGTTTTTGGCTCATAGGATGCATAGTCCCGCGCATAGCGAAGGATTTCTGGCGCATAGACCACGAAATGCGGCGCATAAGCAAAGGTTTTTCGCGCATAGAGACTATCGATAAGTAGAATCCATCCCGTTTTTCTATCTAATTCACTTCATATTCCCCTCCAAAAGAACACTTCCCTCATTATCAACCAGCATTCTGCCCATCTAGCGCTCCTGAGAAGATCATTTCATTAATTTCCTATCACTATTCTGCTCTTTAATCACACTTGCAACGCTATTCACTCGATCCCGCGCTTCTTTTTCTCGCCTTCAATCATTCCTGAACTGTTTTCTTTATCAAATAAATTCAACGCTGTAAACATGGCAAAGAATACGCAGACAAGCCCGGCACCGTGCATAGTTAAATTGCCAATTCTATCAAATTGATCGATTGTAAAGCTATTCAAAAACCAGCCGGCAAACGCAAAAATGAAGATGAGCAAAACTTTTAGAAATACTTTCAAAACGATTCCCCCTGAGACATAGCACTATTTAATTTTTTCATATAGCTTACTTCCATTCCATCTGCCAGGAGACTCCAAACCGGTCATTGACCCAGCCGAATTTCCTGCTGAATCCATAGTCGCCAAGGGGCATCAATGCTTGTCCATCTTGGCTGAGCGCTTGATAGTACGAGTCAATTTCCTCTTCTGTATCGCACGTAATAAAAATGGAGAACGACGGGGTGAAGTCAAATTCGTGCTTGATGGGACTTTCGAAAAACATGAATTCCTGCCCCTTAAATGTAACGGTGGCACTCTTCAAGGTCCCTTCCTCCTTGCCCATTTCGTCCGGACCATACCGTTCCATATGGAGGATTTCCGATTCTGAAATCACATCCATATAGAATGTGAGCGCTTCTTCTGCATTTCCTTGAAACATTAAGAATGGTGTAATTTTGGCCATTGTATTCAACTCCTCATTTAGTTATAAGAACTACTTCCATATTCACCCTTCCTATCCCTTCTCGCTTTAGAAAATCGTTCAATTAACGCAAAAAGCAGCCCAGAAGTTCTCCTTCTTCCAGACTGCTTTATCAATCATCTATTAATTTAAAACTTGAATAAATCCAAACGCACGTAACTTTTTAGGTGGTGGTGGCCGAGCATACGACTTCTCTTGTTGCTTTGCAAAAAACGTTCATCTCCCTTAAAGCTTTGCCCCCAGCAAGGCATCACTGTTTTGAAATGAGTGAATGAACATTCAGCCAAATCTGTCTGGCTTGCTATTACTATATTCGATTGGGACAGGCAGCGTAATAGGTCAATTAACTTTTTTCATAGAAAATGAGAATGATGCCTAGCAGGATACTATACTGAAAAAAGAGAATGTAGGAGTATCCGTAAAATGAAGGAGAACATGAAATGAATCGGTTAAACATCATACAAAAGATAATGGGCACCATCCCGACTCTTGAACATGGCCAAAGATTCATTCTTGGAATCGACGGCCTGAGCCGCTCTGGCAAAACAACATTGACCGAAAAAATTGTGCAGGAACTTCGGGATAGGAATGTTTCTGTCTGTCTTTTTCACATAGACGATTACATTGTGGAAAGGAAAAAGCGCTACAACACCGGCTTTGATGAGTGGCATGAGTATTATCATTTGCAATGGGATGTGAAGTGGCTGGAAGAAAACCTTTACGCAAAACTGAGAGATGCGGATGAACTCCAGCTGCTTAAGTATGAGGATGTTTCCGATGCTCAAAAACTGGTTACCATTCAGTTGCCGGATACTTGCCTCATTATTATAGAAGGCGTTTTTCTGCAGAGAAAAGAATGGAGACATTTTTATAATCGGGTGATATATGTAGATTGTCCGAGAGAAAAGAGATTTAGCCGTGAGAGTGAAGAGACTCAGAGGAAGATTGAAAAATTCCAGAAACGGTATTGGAAAGCGGAGGATTATTATGTTGAGGCAGAAAATCCATTAGTGCAGGCTGACGTTGTTATTCAAAATTAAAGGACGCACGGTTGAGGAGGATTCCACTCCTTTAAACCGCGCGTCTTATATGTAACCTATGAAGGGATATTCATCTGCTGATCGAACCAGCCAAAGAAATGTGTGGAAAACATTGCACCTAAGAGGATGCAAAGAAACAATAATTGATACGCAGTCACTAGATATTGATTTTTATTTTTGGCGTACTTCTTTTCCATAAAGGCTTTCACAACTTCAGTGATAACAATGAACACGAACATGAGGCTATATGTCTGCAGATACCACGGAGTGTTGATAAAATCATTCTTTGCATTGAAAGCGTACTGAATGACTATAAGCACCATCACACTGATCCGAATCGTCCAGTCAACCTTTTTATGCCGACCATTCACATGGTTATAGGAAAACAAGTTCGATTTTTCGACTTTAAATATTTTTCTCAAAATCAAATTGATAGCAAACATCACTATAAAGATGCCAAGCAACACTAAAAATAGTTTTACTCCGAAAGTCATAGTAATCCCTCCCTTACTGGAACAACCTCAAACTAGCCATCCAAAAACTCTTGTTGCAATTAAAGTACATATCAAAATGTAATTAAACAATAATTGAAATGTTGTCACGAGATATTTATTTTTATTCTCGGCGTACTTTTTTTCCATTACGACCTTTGTTATCTCGGACACTATAAGATACAGAATCACTGGATAAGGTATTTTCAAATACCAAGCCAAGTTGAAAAAGCCATATTCCGCTTGAATAATGAATTGGACAAAAATAAGAACAAGACAGCTAATTCGTATAGTCCTGTCAATTTTTTTATGCCCCTCATTCACATAGTCGTTCGAAAACCAGCTCTCCTTTTCGACTTTCAAAATTTTTCTCATAACCATGTGGAAAGCCATGATAATTACAAAAACTCCGATGGTAACCAAAATCACTTTTCCTTCAAAAGTCACCCCACTCGCCCCTTATGCTCATTCCAAATGCAGTACATTCTAAATTTTAGGATGCCATTATATTGCCGCTGGAACAGCCTCACCCAAACCACCCAAAGAAATCGGTGGAGTACAACACACCAATCATCGTGCATGTGAACAATAATTGAAACGTAGTTCAAGGTATGCTTTCTTATTTTCTGCATACATCTTTTCCATTACGGCCCGCAAGGTTTCAGAGGAAATAAGATAAAGTAAAAAGAGATTATAGGGTTTTAAATACCAAGACTCATATAGATGGTCATATTTTAGGACTAAAATGAACTGCAGTAATAAAATTACCAGACCCAAAAATTGAATCGTTCTATTAATCCTTCTATGCCTATCGTTCACATAGTAGTCAGTAGACCTCGATCTCTTACCTGCCTTCAAAATCTTACGCAAAACCATATTAATAACCACAATCAATCCAATGAACCCAAGTATCATTAAAATCAGTTTCAAAGTGAATATCATTTCATCTCCCCCTCACTGGCATACCCCTAATGGATTTCCGTCCGGGTCATAGAATGTAAAGAATTTCGCGCTGCCATCTCCTCCGATTGGCGTAACATTTATCTCTTTTTCCTGTAGAACTCTATGCGCCTCATCTATATCTTCTGGAATGAAATTATAATACTTCCCTACGCCAAAACGATTCTCGGGAAACTTCATCGGCGCATGATTTTCCGTCCGGACGAGGCATACCACAGTCTGTGCCCCTTCCGCAATTCTCATGACGGCAGCCTCTTCTTCAATATATACAAGGTTGAATCCTAGCACATCCTCATACCATTTGGCCGACCGCTCCGGATCTTTTACCGGGATGAAGACTCCTTCCATTCCTTTTAATAAAGCTCTTGCCACACCTTCATCCTCCCTTCTAATGTACGATGATTGGGCTCGTCAGCGAATAGGATGTGATCACATCGCCATTCAATTCCGTAATGGATGCTTTTATCGCACCATCTTCAATCATCTTCTTCATTTCCTTTGAATTGAGATCTTTTAATTCCATTGTGATTCCTGTACAAAACGTTTTTCCTTTCGGGGGCGCCTCTGAAAAGTCTGTATCCTTCTCATTGACCATATTTCGGCTGTCGAGTGTTTGCATGTAGTTTTCCTTGATGAAAGGCTTTAATTTGTCACTTACATCAAACGAGATTAAAAATGGCTCGAGTGTCTTTTTTTCTTGTTGATTATTTTGGATGCAGACTCTCGGAGCAAGAAGCCCCTCTCCTTCAACAATGGCCACATGGCTGCCGGATTGCATTATGCTCAATCGCTCATCCTTGGAATCCTTCTGGGAACATCCAGTGATTAAGCAGCCTACAAGCAGAAGCAGTGCGAGTTTTTTCAATAGATTGCCTCCTTATTGTACATTGGCGGATTTTCGAAGATTTTTAATATTATTCGGATTCAGTTCCCATTCATCCAACAATGCCATTTGTTTTACTTTTAAATCATGGAATGGTTCTTCCATGACTTCCACCTCATGAAATCGCTTATCAAAGATGTTGGCATCCCTTAGCTTTCGATATCCGCCGAAACCTTCATCATCATTGTTAATCCAGACTACTCTTTTGATATTGGCAAACAAGAGCCCACCTGTACACATAGGACATGGTTCCAGTGAGGTGTAAATGGTGAAATGTTTCCTCTGCGTTTTTCCCTCTAAAATTAGCGGACCTGCATTTCTAATGGCGCCGATTTCGGCATGGGCTGTTAGATCCTGCTGAGCGTGTACCCTATTTCGCCCTTTGGAAATGATGTTGTTTCTTTCATCAACAATGACCGCCCCAACCGGATAAGTGTTTTCCGATAATGCCTTTTCAGCTTCTTGCAAAGCAAGTTTTAAGAAATGCCGATCAATATCACTTTTCAATGTTGTCTGTTCCTGTCTATTCATCGTTCTTCATTCCATGACTGACCCTTTTCAACAGCACTATCATTTCATTCGTTTCCGATTGCTGCCGTTCGCTCATTTTCTCGATTTTCTTTATTTTTTTCACTAAATAAAGAATGATGAAAAATTGTATGATGAGCAGAATTTTCATCACCATGACCCTATCACCCATTCATTAGAGTAGTTCGTCATCCTCTAAACATTTTCCAGAATAGCGGGAAAAGAATTAATATGACGACACTGTATATCAAAGAAATCAGCACATCTTTTTTCCATGAATTCGGACTTGGATATCTGTTGGTAATCCGCTGAAAAATCAAACAGATAATCCACCAAATCAAGAAATTATATAGTATTGCCTGGAAGCTGTCGTACATCATCTGCAGCACTTCCTTTCTTTTTTGAAACCTATATTAGTTACTTATTGTTAATTTTATCAAAATATAGAAAAAATTATAAGGAATTTTCAGAAAATGATTAGTGGCTATGTTATGATTAATGGGAATTTATGTATGAATAACGAAGGATGTGTATGATTTGGCTGGTATGAATCTTCTGGTATTAATTATTTTGGGGACCATCCTGGGTTACCTCTTAATACTAATGGGACCGTTTTTCGGCGCCTTGATAGCCTTTGGAATTGTGGTTGGTTGTTTGTTTAGAGGATTGATTCTTTTGAATGAAATTAACAATAAGCTATCCAAATCATCACGGAAAACTGATAATGTTTATGCTTTGTTAAAATTCAGTAAGGAAGCCAAGAAAGATACTGACATAGACACGCAAATTGACACAAAAGATAATGGCAGCATGACTTATGAAAAATGATAAAAAACACATCCACCGACTGAATGTGTTTTTGAAAATCCCATCTATTTGGTAACCACCTTAAAATCCCTTGAATCTAAGAACGGGAGAATTGGTGCAATCTCTTGGATTCCTTTTGCTGCTATCGCCTCAAGGGCAAGCTCGTTCAATAATTCTCCCTCGATAAATGGACAAATAGCTACGATGGAAGAGATTCCTTCCTTCTCAAAGCTGCTCCTCGCGCATTCATCTAAAGTATTTTGACTGACGAAAGGTGCAATGCTGCTTAACTCTGCTATGCCTTTTTGTTCAAAATCCTTTACAGCAAATTCATCGATTTTTTCTTGACCTAAAAAAGGAGCAATAGCGGCCAGAGAGGATATTCCGTTTTCACCAAATTCTTTTGCGGCCCACTCATCGATATAGTCCTGGCTGATAAACGGCGCAAGGATGGACAACTCATCTATCGTTATTTCCGCTTTCAATTGATTGAAGATCGAATCCGCCTGCTCCATTTTAAGGACAGGTGCAGCATTCATAAATTCCTCTTTCGGATTCTCCAACTCTTCAATAAATGTGTCATCCATATTTTCAATTACCCCTTTTACCAACTGAGTCCCTTTTCCATTAGTAAGAATCTCATCGATCTCTACCTGGAAAATACGCGACAGGTCAGGAAGCTTTGAAATATCAGGCATCGTCTCGCCTCTCTCCCAGTTGCTGACGGCTTGAAAACTGACACCCATCTGTTCCGCCAGCTCCATTTGGGTCATTTTCATTTCTTTCCTTAGATGGGCAATCTGCTTCCCCACTCTTCTCATATCAAACATCATCCAACCCCATTTCTATTATTTGGTTTCATTCTAGCAAGCTGCCGCAATTCTGTGTATCAAGTGATGCTTGAATATGAGAAAAATAGCATTCAAGGATGGCTTGAATGGTGGTTGATTGCAAATGCCCAAGACGTTATAAACCCTGAGGACTATCCGGCATGGTATTTGCAAGAATGATATAGACAAGAATATTGGCAGGCAAAAAAATAAATATCAGCCTTACGAACAAAGAAGGGATACCGAAATATTCCGCTATGCCTCCACAAACGCCGGTTATAGACCTATCTGTTTGTGACTTTCTTATCTTATTGTCCACGTGAGTTCCCCTTTTCTTATCTGTTGAAAACTATTCGGCCCGAGTAAAATCTTCTATTATTTCAACCACTTCAATTTTTCCATTGATCAGCAGCTCTGGCAGCTCATTATGGACATTCCCTTTCCAGTATGTTCTTGCCTGCTCAATTTTCTGTGCAAATGGAAGTCCATCTTCTTTCGGCAGCAGACTGCCATCACCTTCAAAGGAAGAGCCATCAACTTTCAATTTCACAATCTGCAAAACTTTGCGGTTGTACGAATCAAATAACTCCTTCCAATTCAAGGCTTCTCCATATGTTTTTGATGCATATAAGCATGACAGGCGGGACGGATATTCCGGAAACTCCTGCAACCTGACCATTTCTGCAATGGTCTCTCTGATGGCTCTTATCGTTTGATCCGCATACCTCACAACCACATCTGCATCTTCTTTATTCAAAGCCAGTCCTTCTGCTGAATACTTTCCATACATGATTTTGAAAAAGTCTTCCCCTTTGGTATTTAATTGCTCCCGCTCGAAGAAAAATCGATACAAGGTATTTTTTGATTTTCATCAAAGTGAATTACCTGACCGAGATGCATTTTTTGCCTCGTTACAATGTGGTACGCATAAAATGGGTTCATTGGTTATCTCCTATCAATCTCTATGATTATGAATTGGATGTCCGCTTCCATTGATTTCTACCAAATTTTTATTTTTAATCCTTTGCCCTGGAAGTTTAATTCTTGAATTAAAAAGCCCTTCAAAAAATGTTGAAACTGCTTCCAGAATAGCATCTGATACCACTGGATTAGTTCCAAAAATCAAAGTCCCTAAGGTAGAAAAAGTTAGATGGTTGGCGCCAACAACTTTCATAAATAAACTTCCTGACTGCAACATGCGGTACATCCTCTGTTGATTCATTAGGTAGGATCTTGCTTTTTCCTGGTCATCTCCAATTACCGTTAAATATTCCTCATAAGATGCAGCTTCCTGACGAAGGTTCAAGATCGGTACATTAGGCATTACGTCGCCAATCAAATGCATACTGGCATCCAACAATACAGCTCCCTTGACTCTATTGTCGATAGCAGCGACATTGAAAACAGCCGCCCCGCCTAGAGAATGTCCAATCAACCCAATTTTCTCGAGGTCAAATATCCCTTCAAAAGATCCTCTTTGATTCCACTTTTCCAAGTAATCCAACACAAGGCATATATCTTCAACTCTCGTATTCACCTGGATTCGGTCATCTGGGAATCTATCAGCTTGTGGAATGACTTTATTGTCCGGATAGATTGTGAATAAACTGTCGTATGGAACGCTCAATGTTACAACGACAATTCCTTTTTGCACTAAGGCCGTCATTGTTTCCATATATAGATCCCGGTCAATTCCAAAGCCTGGCGATAGGAGGACGATTGGAAAAGAAGATCCCTGTACAGGTTTGGCATTTTCTTTGACCGGAATTTTTATTTCATTCAGCTTTTCTTCAGATATGCCTGCATTGCCAAAGAATTCAACGGCTTTCTTAATGGCAGGGTAGAAAAGCGATGTAAGATT
This Falsibacillus pallidus DNA region includes the following protein-coding sequences:
- a CDS encoding alpha/beta hydrolase family protein, translating into MNGKYAIGRTVKVIEDKNRKELFTGEKETRSFPVSIFYPTVERTGEQERNLTSLFYPAIKKAVEFFGNAGISEEKLNEIKIPVKENAKPVQGSSFPIVLLSPGFGIDRDLYMETMTALVQKGIVVVTLSVPYDSLFTIYPDNKVIPQADRFPDDRIQVNTRVEDICLVLDYLEKWNQRGSFEGIFDLEKIGLIGHSLGGAAVFNVAAIDNRVKGAVLLDASMHLIGDVMPNVPILNLRQEAASYEEYLTVIGDDQEKARSYLMNQQRMYRMLQSGSLFMKVVGANHLTFSTLGTLIFGTNPVVSDAILEAVSTFFEGLFNSRIKLPGQRIKNKNLVEINGSGHPIHNHRD
- a CDS encoding helix-turn-helix domain-containing protein yields the protein MFDMRRVGKQIAHLRKEMKMTQMELAEQMGVSFQAVSNWERGETMPDISKLPDLSRIFQVEIDEILTNGKGTQLVKGVIENMDDTFIEELENPKEEFMNAAPVLKMEQADSIFNQLKAEITIDELSILAPFISQDYIDEWAAKEFGENGISSLAAIAPFLGQEKIDEFAVKDFEQKGIAELSSIAPFVSQNTLDECARSSFEKEGISSIVAICPFIEGELLNELALEAIAAKGIQEIAPILPFLDSRDFKVVTK
- a CDS encoding PspC domain-containing protein — translated: MDNKIRKSQTDRSITGVCGGIAEYFGIPSLFVRLIFIFLPANILVYIILANTMPDSPQGL
- a CDS encoding nucleoside deaminase, yielding MNRQEQTTLKSDIDRHFLKLALQEAEKALSENTYPVGAVIVDERNNIISKGRNRVHAQQDLTAHAEIGAIRNAGPLILEGKTQRKHFTIYTSLEPCPMCTGGLLFANIKRVVWINNDDEGFGGYRKLRDANIFDKRFHEVEVMEEPFHDLKVKQMALLDEWELNPNNIKNLRKSANVQ